In Kitasatospora sp. NBC_00240, the following are encoded in one genomic region:
- a CDS encoding ATP-grasp domain-containing protein, which yields MGRSGPALDPEVPVLAVKVGRYPQTPSHLGAVRSFGRLGVPVYAMVEDRFTPTAVSRYLTGAFVRPSTGREPPEELLAAIVAAGRAIGRPSVVVATDDESAVLLAEHREELAPYFLLPPVPAALPRRLANKVDLHAICQDAGVPTPHACAPADRAGLVEAGRRWGYPLVLKNLEPFTRLRHPVVGHTTVIRDEAELLAAWARAAPADGRASVLAQEYLPAAQAEDWITHLCCGPDGEPLVLFTGRKLRSWPPGRGVTARARACPNPELAELAARLCRRIGYRGVADLDWRLDLRDGRYKLVDFNPRTGAQFRLFETEDGVDVVRALHLSLTGRPVPPGAQLSRSFGVGQIDLLSVLATSWGERRPPRDVWPRRTTERAWLCRDDLAPSVAEVARFGCSVARVLAGSVRRS from the coding sequence ATGGGACGCAGCGGACCAGCCCTCGACCCCGAGGTCCCCGTGCTCGCGGTCAAAGTGGGGCGCTACCCGCAGACACCGAGCCACCTCGGTGCGGTGCGCTCGTTCGGTCGGCTCGGCGTGCCCGTCTACGCCATGGTCGAGGACCGGTTCACCCCGACGGCCGTCTCCCGCTACCTGACCGGGGCCTTCGTACGGCCCAGCACCGGGCGGGAGCCCCCCGAGGAACTGCTGGCGGCCATCGTGGCCGCCGGCCGGGCGATCGGCCGGCCCAGCGTGGTGGTGGCCACCGACGACGAGTCCGCCGTCCTGCTCGCCGAGCACCGCGAGGAGCTGGCCCCGTACTTCCTGCTGCCGCCGGTGCCGGCCGCGCTGCCCCGCCGGCTCGCCAACAAGGTGGACCTGCACGCGATCTGCCAGGACGCCGGCGTGCCCACGCCGCACGCCTGCGCCCCGGCGGACCGGGCCGGCCTGGTCGAGGCGGGCCGTCGCTGGGGGTACCCGCTGGTGCTGAAGAACCTGGAGCCGTTCACCCGGCTGCGCCACCCGGTGGTCGGCCACACCACGGTGATCAGGGACGAGGCGGAGCTGCTCGCCGCCTGGGCCCGGGCCGCGCCCGCCGACGGCCGGGCCTCCGTCCTCGCCCAGGAGTACCTGCCGGCGGCGCAGGCGGAGGACTGGATCACCCACCTGTGCTGCGGGCCGGACGGCGAGCCGCTGGTGCTCTTCACCGGCCGCAAACTGCGCTCCTGGCCGCCCGGGCGGGGCGTCACCGCGCGGGCCCGCGCCTGTCCCAACCCGGAGCTGGCCGAGCTGGCGGCCCGGCTCTGCCGGCGGATCGGCTACCGCGGCGTCGCCGACCTGGACTGGCGGCTGGACCTCCGCGACGGCCGCTACAAACTGGTCGACTTCAACCCGCGGACGGGCGCGCAGTTCCGCCTCTTCGAGACGGAGGACGGGGTGGACGTGGTGCGCGCCCTGCACCTCTCGCTCACCGGGCGCCCGGTGCCCCCGGGAGCCCAGCTGTCGCGCAGCTTCGGGGTGGGGCAGATCGACCTGCTGTCGGTGCTGGCCACCTCCTGGGGGGAGCGCCGCCCGCCGCGTGACGTCTGGCCCCGCCGGACCACCGAGCGGGCCTGGCTCTGCCGGGACGATCTCGCGCCCTCGGTCGCGGAGGTGGCCCGGTTCGGCTGCTCCGTGGCACGGGTGCTGGCCGGGAGCGTCCGCCGGAGCTGA
- a CDS encoding glycoside hydrolase family 16 protein, producing the protein MRKPPWITPRGVLALSGWAALAATRLPVADPLRVALTTAFLLFCPGLALVLRARPTPGPLAAWPGRSAAAALVVALSTSAALLVAVVFFLGGVFTVARALAVLAALTTALVLLPRRHRTAPEQVRRPSKPPPTEAGAVRPPPPAAAPPGPGRRTAQRRAGGLLVAVLLLSGTACGGALGSSGRPLTADPEPSGTPGTAQAPVLTDQPVAPGPWHQVFRDDFDGTVLNSADWVTCYDWVLGGGCTNAGNGEEEWYQPGQVGVADGVLTLNALRGKQHGSDGRTYPWASGMVSTGRDSYDSQPRHTFTYGYFAAAINVPAEPAGFFPAFWLIPAETRGTPPELDIAEFPNSNQSVNMNLHWRTPDGNDAHVGRFFGPADFASGYHVFALDWEPDSVTWYVDGVQRFQVTDASQVPNVAMELVINLAVGYLQSPPPTVDSAQLHVQWVGVWQH; encoded by the coding sequence ATGAGGAAACCGCCGTGGATCACCCCGCGCGGGGTGCTCGCCCTCTCCGGCTGGGCGGCCCTCGCGGCCACCCGGCTGCCGGTCGCCGACCCGTTGCGGGTCGCGCTGACCACCGCCTTCCTGCTGTTCTGCCCGGGCCTCGCCCTGGTGCTGCGGGCCCGGCCCACGCCGGGGCCGCTGGCCGCCTGGCCCGGCCGGTCGGCCGCGGCCGCCCTGGTGGTGGCGCTGAGCACCTCGGCGGCACTGCTGGTGGCGGTGGTGTTCTTCCTGGGCGGTGTGTTCACCGTGGCCCGGGCGCTGGCCGTGCTGGCGGCGCTGACCACGGCGCTGGTGCTGCTGCCGCGCCGCCACCGGACCGCCCCCGAGCAGGTGCGGCGGCCCTCCAAGCCACCCCCGACGGAGGCCGGGGCGGTGCGGCCGCCCCCGCCTGCGGCCGCCCCGCCCGGCCCTGGCCGCCGGACGGCGCAGCGACGGGCCGGCGGCCTGCTGGTCGCCGTCCTGCTCCTGTCCGGCACGGCCTGCGGCGGCGCCCTCGGCAGCTCCGGGCGGCCGCTGACCGCGGACCCCGAGCCGTCCGGCACCCCCGGGACGGCCCAGGCGCCCGTCCTCACCGACCAGCCGGTGGCCCCCGGCCCCTGGCACCAGGTCTTCCGGGACGACTTCGACGGGACGGTGCTGAATTCGGCCGACTGGGTGACCTGCTACGACTGGGTGCTCGGCGGCGGCTGCACCAACGCGGGCAACGGCGAGGAGGAGTGGTACCAGCCCGGCCAGGTCGGGGTCGCCGACGGCGTCCTCACCCTGAACGCCCTGCGCGGCAAGCAGCACGGCAGCGACGGCCGGACGTACCCCTGGGCCTCCGGCATGGTCAGCACCGGCCGTGACTCGTACGACAGTCAGCCCCGCCACACCTTCACCTACGGTTACTTCGCCGCGGCCATCAACGTTCCGGCGGAGCCAGCCGGGTTCTTCCCGGCCTTCTGGCTGATTCCCGCCGAGACCCGCGGCACCCCGCCGGAGCTGGACATCGCCGAGTTCCCCAACAGCAACCAGTCCGTGAACATGAATCTGCACTGGCGTACCCCCGACGGCAACGACGCGCACGTGGGACGCTTCTTCGGGCCGGCGGACTTCGCCTCGGGATACCACGTCTTCGCGTTGGACTGGGAGCCGGACTCGGTCACCTGGTACGTCGACGGGGTACAAAGGTTCCAGGTGACCGATGCCTCGCAGGTCCCGAACGTCGCGATGGAGCTGGTCATCAATCTCGCGGTGGGGTACCTCCAGTCACCGCCGCCCACCGTCGACTCCGCCCAGCTCCACGTCCAGTGGGTCGGGGTCTGGCAGCACTGA
- a CDS encoding glycosyltransferase yields MIEQQITDTPRPPTRRARRSGPAVRPVRPTLRQRLTGPGGPGRAGWAVRAPLPIAMILWLLALRGARLDRMGDLGLLQALPLPFWLGLVVITVGFVAVLRDQKLPQRWPAAYVLGLIAMVHATPSVLYPTLRYAWAWKHIAIVDAVMRHNGTVPNAHELDIYNRWPGFFDLNALFLRATGLHSALGYASWYPVLANVLLIGPLLLIYRSLTKDRRLVWGGVWLYFATSWVGQDYFAPQAFAYFLFLIVIGLVLRQLAARRAAAKSPAAKSPGAEPPAAKSPAVESPGAEPSTVESPGGGAPGARALTLLADAPSRGGWRLAPFGLLLVLIGAIVTSHPLTPMMLISFLLLLALPRANRAVVLPVLAAAAGMTLLWDATVARPYLASNISALVGALSSPDRNAVSGFAGLAAAAPAQVMASWVDRGLTATVLLLAFAAVLRRRWRRTPLPLLLLAPFPLLLANPYGGEMIFRAYLFALPAAAFLIATLIVRTPRFPRTGTVVRSVVLLALLAGTLCGYYSKEAINYFTPQEVAAGQYLAENAPPGSQIVVLTADLPGFEMRYEQRVRTVLAQQSVADRQALLADPASTLESTMSDPRVVGPSFLVLTRAQAAECELTGVFPADTLGKVRLAASDMSTLRPVFANHDAVVYRHVTPVAGTGLFAARPR; encoded by the coding sequence ATGATTGAGCAGCAGATCACCGACACGCCGCGCCCGCCCACCCGCCGGGCCCGCCGCTCAGGCCCGGCCGTGCGGCCCGTCCGCCCGACCCTCCGGCAGCGGCTCACCGGCCCCGGCGGGCCGGGCCGGGCCGGCTGGGCGGTTCGCGCGCCGCTGCCGATCGCGATGATCCTCTGGCTGCTGGCGCTGCGCGGCGCCCGCCTCGACCGGATGGGCGACCTGGGACTGCTCCAGGCGCTCCCGCTGCCGTTCTGGCTGGGCCTGGTGGTCATCACCGTCGGCTTCGTCGCCGTGCTGCGCGACCAGAAGCTGCCGCAGCGCTGGCCGGCCGCCTACGTGCTGGGCCTGATCGCGATGGTGCACGCCACCCCCAGCGTGCTCTACCCGACCCTGCGGTACGCCTGGGCCTGGAAGCACATCGCCATCGTCGACGCCGTGATGCGGCACAACGGCACCGTCCCGAACGCCCACGAGCTGGACATCTACAACCGGTGGCCCGGCTTCTTCGACCTGAACGCGCTGTTCCTGCGGGCGACCGGCCTGCACTCGGCGCTCGGCTACGCCTCCTGGTACCCGGTGCTGGCCAACGTCCTGCTGATCGGCCCGCTGCTGCTGATCTACCGCTCGCTCACCAAGGACCGGCGCCTGGTCTGGGGCGGGGTCTGGCTGTACTTCGCGACCTCCTGGGTCGGGCAGGACTACTTCGCGCCCCAGGCCTTCGCCTACTTCCTGTTCCTGATCGTGATCGGGCTGGTCCTGCGCCAACTGGCGGCCCGGCGCGCGGCGGCCAAGTCCCCGGCGGCCAAGTCCCCGGGAGCCGAGCCCCCGGCGGCCAAGTCCCCGGCGGTCGAGTCCCCGGGAGCCGAACCTTCGACCGTCGAATCCCCGGGAGGCGGGGCGCCGGGCGCGCGGGCCCTGACGCTGCTCGCCGACGCCCCCTCCCGCGGCGGCTGGCGGCTCGCCCCGTTCGGGCTGCTGCTGGTACTCATCGGGGCCATCGTCACCTCACACCCGCTGACGCCGATGATGCTGATCAGCTTCCTGCTGCTGCTCGCACTGCCCCGGGCCAACCGCGCGGTGGTGCTGCCGGTGCTGGCCGCCGCGGCCGGCATGACCCTGCTCTGGGACGCCACCGTGGCACGCCCGTACCTCGCGTCGAACATCAGCGCCCTGGTCGGCGCGCTCTCCTCGCCGGACCGCAACGCGGTGTCGGGTTTCGCCGGGCTGGCCGCCGCGGCGCCGGCCCAGGTGATGGCCTCCTGGGTGGACCGCGGACTGACCGCCACCGTCCTGCTGTTGGCCTTCGCGGCGGTGCTGCGCCGCCGCTGGCGCCGGACGCCGCTGCCGCTGCTCCTGCTGGCACCGTTCCCGCTGCTCCTGGCCAACCCGTACGGCGGCGAGATGATCTTCCGGGCCTACCTCTTCGCCCTGCCGGCCGCCGCCTTCCTGATCGCCACCCTGATCGTCCGGACGCCGCGCTTCCCCCGGACCGGGACAGTGGTCCGTTCGGTGGTGCTGCTGGCCCTGCTCGCCGGGACGCTCTGCGGCTACTACAGCAAGGAAGCCATCAACTACTTCACCCCGCAGGAGGTCGCCGCCGGTCAGTACCTCGCCGAGAACGCGCCGCCCGGCTCCCAGATCGTGGTCCTCACCGCGGACCTGCCCGGGTTCGAAATGCGCTACGAGCAACGGGTGCGCACCGTGCTGGCCCAACAGAGCGTCGCCGACCGGCAGGCCCTGCTGGCCGACCCGGCCTCCACGTTGGAGAGCACGATGTCCGACCCCCGGGTGGTCGGCCCCTCCTTCCTGGTGCTGACCCGGGCCCAGGCCGCCGAGTGCGAGCTGACCGGGGTCTTCCCGGCGGACACCCTCGGGAAGGTGCGGCTCGCGGCGTCCGACATGTCGACCCTGCGACCGGTCTTCGCCAACCACGACGCCGTGGTGTACCGCCACGTGACGCCGGTGGCCGGCACCGGCCTGTTCGCCGCCCGTCCCCGGTGA
- a CDS encoding polysaccharide deacetylase family protein has translation MMAVPVFLYHSVSDDPPSWIAPFTVTPRVFREQLDRITDSGLSVVPLRRLVSALHGGPPLPPGSAVLTFDDGFADFYWTVAPVLADLGMPATLYITVGAVHPPGGQPTGSLLPPARMLNWRQVTMLDAVGIEIGGHSQTHAQLDTVHARQSADEVVGSKRRLEEALGHEATAFAYPHGYSSPALRTKVRQAGWTSATAVGNRFSSNADDPMRISRLMVRNDTPPAVFRDWAAGRGAGVAPAPERLATKGWRTYRRLRAALGSPVGGPELL, from the coding sequence ATGATGGCCGTGCCGGTCTTCCTCTACCACTCGGTGTCGGACGACCCGCCGTCGTGGATCGCGCCCTTCACCGTGACCCCACGCGTCTTCCGGGAGCAGCTCGACCGGATCACGGACAGCGGCCTGTCGGTGGTACCCCTGCGCCGACTGGTCTCCGCCCTCCACGGCGGACCACCGCTGCCGCCCGGCTCGGCCGTCCTGACCTTCGACGACGGCTTCGCCGACTTCTACTGGACGGTCGCGCCGGTCCTCGCCGACCTGGGCATGCCGGCCACCCTCTACATCACCGTCGGGGCCGTCCACCCGCCCGGCGGGCAGCCCACCGGCAGCCTGCTCCCGCCCGCCCGGATGCTGAACTGGCGCCAGGTCACCATGCTGGACGCCGTCGGCATCGAGATCGGCGGCCACTCCCAGACCCACGCCCAGCTGGACACCGTCCACGCCCGGCAGAGCGCCGACGAGGTCGTCGGCAGCAAACGCCGGCTGGAGGAGGCGCTCGGCCACGAGGCCACGGCCTTCGCCTACCCGCACGGCTACTCCAGCCCCGCGCTGCGCACCAAGGTGCGCCAGGCCGGGTGGACGTCGGCGACCGCGGTGGGCAACAGGTTCAGCTCGAACGCGGACGACCCGATGCGGATCTCCCGCCTGATGGTCCGCAACGACACCCCGCCGGCCGTGTTCCGCGACTGGGCCGCGGGCCGCGGCGCCGGTGTGGCACCGGCCCCCGAACGCCTGGCGACCAAGGGCTGGCGGACCTACCGGCGGCTGCGGGCCGCGCTGGGCAGCCCGGTCGGCGGACCGGAGTTGCTGTGA
- a CDS encoding glycosyltransferase family 2 protein, with protein sequence MTASAEPTLSVVICAYTLDRWDDLCAAVASVRAQHPPPAELLLVIDHCPALERRAAALPARVLANAGPKGLSGARNTGMAAASGEVVAFLDDDAVAAPDWTVRLLAGYRDPAVLGVGGLVEPWWESGRPGWFPPEFDWVVGCSYRGLPEHACAVRNFIGANMSFRRAEALAAGGFRTELGRVGTRPLGCEETELCLRIAARSPAALLRHEPGAVVRHHVPPARTSWAYFRARCYAEGRSKAVVARLAGARPALSSERGYLLHTLPAAIARGLGRGELRSVGASLAGAGTTAFGYALGRLARPVPPPGRSGRTARPATAGSRSQ encoded by the coding sequence GTGACCGCCTCAGCCGAACCCACCCTGTCCGTCGTCATCTGCGCCTACACCCTGGACCGCTGGGACGACCTGTGCGCCGCGGTCGCCTCCGTCCGCGCCCAGCACCCGCCGCCCGCCGAACTGCTGCTGGTGATCGACCACTGTCCCGCGCTGGAGCGCCGGGCGGCCGCACTGCCGGCCCGGGTGCTCGCCAACGCCGGCCCCAAGGGCCTCTCCGGGGCCCGCAACACCGGTATGGCGGCCGCCTCCGGCGAGGTGGTGGCCTTCCTGGACGACGACGCCGTCGCCGCCCCCGACTGGACGGTCCGGCTGCTGGCCGGCTACCGCGACCCGGCCGTGCTCGGGGTCGGTGGCCTGGTCGAGCCGTGGTGGGAGAGCGGCCGCCCCGGCTGGTTCCCGCCCGAGTTCGACTGGGTGGTCGGCTGCTCGTACCGCGGACTCCCCGAACATGCCTGCGCCGTCAGGAACTTCATCGGCGCCAACATGTCCTTCCGGCGCGCCGAGGCACTCGCCGCCGGAGGGTTCCGCACCGAACTCGGCCGGGTCGGCACCAGGCCGCTCGGCTGCGAGGAGACCGAGCTGTGCCTGCGGATCGCCGCCCGCAGCCCGGCCGCCCTGCTGCGCCACGAACCCGGCGCGGTGGTCCGCCACCACGTCCCGCCGGCCCGCACCAGCTGGGCGTACTTCCGGGCCCGCTGCTACGCCGAGGGCCGTTCCAAGGCCGTGGTGGCACGGCTGGCCGGCGCCCGCCCCGCGCTCTCCAGCGAACGCGGCTACCTGCTGCACACGCTGCCCGCCGCGATCGCCCGCGGTCTCGGCCGGGGCGAGCTGCGGAGCGTCGGGGCGTCCCTGGCGGGCGCCGGGACCACCGCCTTCGGGTACGCGCTCGGCCGGCTGGCCCGGCCGGTGCCGCCCCCGGGCCGGTCCGGCCGCACCGCCCGGCCCGCCACCGCCGGGTCACGGAGCCAGTGA
- a CDS encoding glycosyltransferase family 2 protein: MSDRNGSPTPALARIVELDLDEPSGLRPPGACGTVEPAGPVLALVRSKGHPIGLVSGHGAAGDPAGLRRALVEAALRDLPDPDRPDPDRRVPDRPDPDRRVPDRAVPDRRVPDRRGGPASAAVPPAAPPATDRRPLVSVIVCTRNRTEMLRRSLDSVVRTAYPRAEIIVVDNAPTGDATEQLVRSRYADRIRYVREPVPGLSWARNRGLAEARGEICAFTDDDAIADPHWVDAVVETFRQDAAVGCVTGLVLAAELETEAQVLLEQYGSSSRGYAAQSWSLRDAPDDPLVRFSVGRFGCGANMAFRTDVLREFGGFDTATGAGTPARGGEDLLAFLHVLSSGRTVVYQPDAIVWHRHRRTMEALTTQVFNFGVGYGAFLAAAVAREPGLVVELVRRLPRGVWKWQAARRRHVQSAPSARTVQRRLGHLEFGGLLCGPFAYLFSLWRQHGLQPGEWP, encoded by the coding sequence ATGTCTGACCGCAATGGCAGCCCGACCCCCGCGCTGGCCCGGATCGTCGAACTCGACCTGGACGAGCCGAGCGGGCTGCGTCCGCCCGGTGCCTGCGGCACCGTCGAGCCGGCCGGCCCGGTGCTGGCGCTGGTGCGCTCCAAGGGGCACCCGATCGGACTGGTCTCGGGGCACGGTGCGGCCGGCGACCCGGCCGGCCTGCGCCGGGCCCTGGTCGAGGCCGCCCTGCGCGATCTCCCCGACCCCGACCGCCCCGACCCCGACCGCCGCGTCCCCGACCGCCCCGACCCCGACCGCCGCGTCCCCGACCGCGCTGTCCCCGACCGCCGCGTTCCCGACCGCCGCGGCGGGCCCGCCTCCGCGGCGGTGCCCCCGGCGGCGCCCCCGGCGACGGACCGGCGACCGCTGGTCAGCGTGATCGTCTGTACCCGGAACCGGACCGAGATGCTCCGGCGGAGCCTGGACTCGGTGGTCCGGACGGCCTACCCCAGGGCCGAGATCATCGTGGTCGACAACGCGCCGACCGGCGACGCCACCGAGCAACTGGTCCGCTCCCGGTACGCGGACCGGATCCGCTACGTCCGCGAGCCGGTGCCCGGGCTGTCCTGGGCCCGCAACCGGGGGCTGGCCGAGGCCCGCGGCGAGATCTGCGCCTTCACCGACGACGACGCCATCGCCGACCCGCACTGGGTCGACGCCGTGGTGGAGACCTTCCGCCAGGACGCGGCCGTCGGCTGTGTGACCGGGCTGGTCCTGGCCGCCGAGCTGGAGACCGAGGCCCAGGTCCTGCTGGAGCAGTACGGCAGCTCCTCCCGCGGCTACGCCGCCCAGAGCTGGTCGCTGCGCGACGCGCCGGACGACCCGCTGGTCAGGTTCTCGGTCGGCCGTTTCGGCTGCGGCGCCAACATGGCCTTCCGCACCGACGTGCTCCGGGAGTTCGGCGGCTTCGACACGGCGACCGGCGCCGGCACCCCCGCCCGCGGCGGGGAGGACCTGCTGGCCTTCCTGCACGTGCTGAGCAGCGGCCGCACCGTGGTCTACCAGCCCGACGCGATCGTCTGGCACCGCCACCGGCGCACCATGGAGGCCCTCACCACCCAGGTCTTCAACTTCGGGGTGGGGTACGGGGCCTTCCTGGCCGCCGCGGTCGCCCGCGAGCCCGGCCTGGTGGTCGAGCTGGTGCGGCGGCTGCCCCGCGGGGTCTGGAAGTGGCAGGCCGCCCGGCGCCGCCACGTACAGTCCGCGCCGTCCGCCCGGACCGTCCAGCGGCGGCTCGGCCACCTGGAGTTCGGCGGCCTGCTCTGCGGCCCGTTCGCCTACCTGTTCAGCCTCTGGAGGCAGCACGGCCTGCAGCCGGGGGAGTGGCCGTGA
- a CDS encoding glycosyltransferase gives MNGSDRRTAAACPCPVARDSLYTPVRIVELDLDEPSGLRPPGGSGAVDPEGRVLALVRLHGHPLGMVKATGAHGDLAGLRRALVDAAHRELRVPARSDRTPAAMTPAPFTAPSVSRPPAAAPRPAEAAGQTTATPAARPGRAGRARVPADPPLISVIVATHNREGMLRQCLDSLLRNGYPHVEIIVVDNAPASDAAETLVRGRYPGLVRYLREPVAGLARAHNCGLAAAHGELCAFTDDDTLADPAWLTSLAAAFAADRRIGCVTGLILPAELETEAQAALENHGGFGKGFAARTWSLTDRRHEALFPFAAGRFGSGANMAFRTAELRAIGGFDPATGTGTPAHGGDDLLAFFRMLVAGHTLAYAPDALIWHRHRRTMDALPAQAFGYGAGFGAYLAAALTHEPAMLPALLRRMPQGLGLAAGRVRSRPATGGRPSLRLARLEIQGLVYGPVGYLRSVWKQRGARAESCP, from the coding sequence ATGAATGGCTCCGACCGGCGCACCGCAGCGGCCTGCCCCTGCCCAGTCGCCCGCGACTCGCTCTACACCCCCGTTCGGATCGTCGAACTGGACCTGGACGAACCGAGTGGGCTGCGCCCGCCGGGGGGCTCCGGCGCCGTCGACCCGGAAGGCCGCGTGTTGGCGTTGGTGCGGCTGCACGGACACCCGCTCGGCATGGTGAAAGCCACCGGCGCGCACGGCGACCTCGCCGGGCTGCGCCGGGCGCTGGTCGATGCCGCCCATCGCGAGCTGCGGGTACCCGCCCGGTCCGACCGGACACCGGCCGCGATGACCCCGGCACCGTTCACCGCACCCTCCGTGTCCCGGCCCCCGGCCGCGGCACCCCGACCGGCCGAGGCGGCCGGACAGACCACCGCGACACCCGCGGCGCGCCCGGGTCGGGCCGGCCGCGCCCGGGTGCCGGCGGACCCGCCCCTGATCAGCGTCATCGTCGCCACCCACAACCGGGAAGGCATGCTGCGGCAATGTCTCGACTCCCTGCTGCGGAACGGCTATCCGCACGTCGAGATCATCGTCGTGGACAACGCCCCTGCGAGCGACGCCGCCGAAACGCTGGTCCGCGGGCGGTACCCGGGCCTGGTCCGCTACCTGCGCGAGCCGGTGGCGGGCCTGGCCCGGGCCCACAACTGCGGCCTCGCCGCGGCCCACGGCGAACTGTGCGCCTTCACCGACGACGACACCCTCGCCGACCCGGCCTGGCTCACCTCGCTGGCCGCGGCCTTCGCCGCCGACCGCCGGATCGGGTGCGTCACCGGCCTGATCCTGCCGGCCGAGCTGGAGACCGAGGCGCAGGCCGCCCTGGAGAACCACGGCGGCTTCGGCAAGGGCTTCGCCGCCCGGACGTGGTCGCTCACCGACCGCCGCCACGAGGCGCTCTTCCCGTTCGCGGCCGGCCGGTTCGGCTCCGGCGCCAACATGGCCTTCCGGACCGCCGAACTGCGCGCCATCGGCGGGTTCGACCCCGCCACCGGCACCGGGACGCCCGCCCACGGCGGTGACGACCTGCTCGCCTTCTTCCGGATGCTGGTCGCCGGCCACACCCTCGCCTACGCGCCCGACGCGCTGATCTGGCACCGCCACCGGCGCACCATGGACGCCCTGCCCGCCCAGGCCTTCGGCTACGGCGCCGGCTTCGGCGCCTACCTGGCCGCCGCCCTCACCCATGAACCCGCCATGCTGCCGGCGCTGCTGCGCAGGATGCCGCAGGGCCTCGGCCTCGCGGCCGGCCGCGTCCGCAGCAGGCCCGCCACCGGAGGCAGGCCCTCCCTGCGCCTCGCCCGGCTGGAGATCCAGGGCCTGGTGTACGGGCCCGTCGGCTACCTGCGCAGCGTCTGGAAGCAGCGCGGCGCCCGAGCAGAGAGTTGTCCGTGA
- a CDS encoding glycosyltransferase family 2 protein → MSTTLPPDAPPHPADDGRPSRRASDRVSSRRPLRRSTDPVSSRRPMRRSGDTVATTHTVSLVIPARDEARNIPWVFEQIPRCVDEVLLVDGASVDATITVARRCLPTVRSVKQSAPGKGNALRSGFAAATGEYIVMMDADGSMWPGEIPHYLHFLDNGYDFVKGSRCIAGGGSLDLTRIRSLGNRALLAVVNRLYDSKLTDLCYGYCAFRREFLDELNLRSSGFEIEAEMIAHALRSGLRIAEVPSLELPRRSGRSHLHAVSDGRRVLRTLLAERPGARSAAPLAVGEG, encoded by the coding sequence ATGAGTACCACCCTGCCCCCTGACGCCCCTCCCCACCCGGCCGACGACGGCCGGCCGAGCCGGCGGGCGAGCGACCGTGTGAGCAGCCGCCGCCCCCTGCGCAGGTCGACCGACCCGGTCAGCAGCCGGCGGCCGATGCGCCGTTCCGGCGACACCGTCGCCACCACCCACACCGTGAGCCTGGTCATCCCGGCCCGGGACGAGGCCCGCAACATCCCCTGGGTGTTCGAGCAGATCCCCCGCTGCGTCGACGAGGTCCTGCTGGTCGACGGCGCGTCCGTCGACGCGACGATCACGGTGGCGAGACGCTGCCTGCCGACCGTCCGCAGCGTCAAGCAGAGCGCCCCCGGCAAGGGCAACGCCCTGCGCTCCGGCTTCGCGGCCGCCACCGGCGAGTACATCGTCATGATGGACGCCGACGGCTCCATGTGGCCCGGCGAGATCCCTCACTACCTGCACTTCCTCGACAACGGCTACGACTTCGTCAAGGGCTCGCGCTGCATCGCCGGCGGCGGCTCGCTGGACCTCACCAGGATCCGCTCGCTCGGCAACCGGGCCCTGCTCGCGGTCGTCAACCGGCTGTACGACAGCAAGCTGACCGACCTGTGCTACGGATACTGCGCCTTCCGCCGCGAGTTCCTGGACGAACTGAACCTGCGCTCCTCGGGCTTCGAGATCGAGGCCGAGATGATCGCGCACGCTCTGCGCTCCGGCCTGCGCATCGCCGAGGTGCCGAGCCTCGAACTTCCCCGCCGCAGTGGTCGCTCACACCTGCACGCCGTCTCCGACGGCCGAAGGGTACTGCGGACCCTGCTCGCCGAGCGCCCCGGCGCCCGGTCCGCGGCGCCCCTTGCCGTGGGGGAGGGATGA